The following proteins come from a genomic window of Takifugu rubripes chromosome 11, fTakRub1.2, whole genome shotgun sequence:
- the picalmb gene encoding phosphatidylinositol binding clathrin assembly protein b isoform X5: protein MSGQSITDRITAAQHSVTGSAVSKTVCKATTHEVMGPKKKHLDYLIHCTNEMNVNIPQLADSLFERTTNTSWVVVFKSLITTHHLMVYGNERFVQYLASRNTLFNLSNFLDKSGLQGYDMSTFIRRYSRYLNEKAVSYRQVAFDFTKVKRGVDGVMRTMNTEKLLKTIPIIQNQMDALLDFNVNANELTNGVINAAFMLLFKDSIRLFAAYNEGIINLLEKYFDMKKTQCKEGLDIYKKFLTRMTRISEFLKVAEQVGIDRGDIPDLSQFTVCAPSSLLEALEQHLASLEGKKVKDSTAASRASTLSNAVSSLASTGMSFTKVDEREKQAALEEEQARLKALKEKRLKELSKRPSFSTTDTSPISSSGGTISTAPAIDLFSTPSCSNGAVKMQSDLFDLQSTFQASMQPGSTGLPAATAWTDRYNPFIDTNSTVSANYKRTVRIEHSISDSFCGPMSTAQHLPHQAPFPTEPSTVAGLFRGYSAPQAPPQQSAGGLQVDFESVFGAKASGSNCLSTEDITGGILKPTMAGSNQPPGQPEKLVSDDLDSSLANLVGNLGIGNGSMKNDIHWNQPGEKRMTGGTNWQPKAAPTTTWNPVSMPPSIMSFPATTPTGMMGYGLPPQMSSLGMMNPPTMMYSQPVMRPPNPFGSVSSAQPSAASSPSSQSPLRAPGQDPFAHLSLKDFL from the exons ATGTCGGGGCAGAGCATTACGGACCGGATCACCGCTGCCCAGCACAGTGTAACGGGATCCGCCGTGTCCAAAACAGTGTGCAAGGCCACCACTCACGAAGTCATGGGCCCGAAAAAGAAGCATTTGGACT ATTTAATCCACTGCACTAACGAGATGAACGTCAACATCCCCCAACTGGCCGACTCTCTGTTCGAGAGGACCACCAACACCAGCTGGGTGGTTGTGTTTAAGTCCCTCATCACCACGCACCATCTCATGGTCTATGGTAACGAG CGTTTTGTCCAGTACTTGGCCTCCAGGAATACACTCTTCAACCTCAGTAATTTCCTGGACAAAAGCGGTTTACAAG GTTACGACATGTCCACGTTCATCAGGAGGTACAGTCGATACCTGAATGAGAAGGCTGTGTCATACAGACAGGTCGCCTTCGACTTCACCAAAGTCAAACGTGG AGTGGATGGCGTGATGAGGACCATGAATACGGAGAAGCTGCTAAAGACCATCCCCATCATTCAGAACCAGATGGACGCGCTCCTCGATTTCAAC GTCAATGCCAACGAGCTGACCAACGGAGTCATCAACGCAGCCTTCATGCTCCTCTTCAAAGACTCCATCAGGCTCTTCGCTGCTTACAACGAAGGCATCATCAACCTGTTGG AGAAATACTTTGACATGAAGAAGACTCAGTGTAAAGAGGGTCTGGACATTTACAAGAAGTTCCTCACCAGAATGACTCGGATATCGGAGTTCCTCAAAGTAGCCGAG CAGGTGGGCATCGATCGGGGAGACATCCCGGACCTTTCGCAG TTCACAGTTTGT GCTCCCAGTAGCCTTCTGGAAGCTCTCGAGCAGCACTTGGCATCTTTAGAGGGCAAGAAGGTCAAAGACTCGACGGCAGCCAGCAG GGCCAGCACTTTGTCGAACGCAGTGTCATCGCTGGCCAGCACCGGGATGTCCTTCACGAAAGTGGATGAACGGGAGAAGCAGgcagccctggaggaggagcaggctcgACTCAAAGCGCTGAAG GAAAAGAGGCTCAAGGAGCTCTCCAAGAGGCCCTCCTTCTCCACCACGGACACATCTCCAATCTCTTCCAGCGGGGGCACCATCAGCACAGCACCAGCCATAGACCTCTTCTCTACGCCCAGCTGCTCCAACGG TGCAGTCAAGATGCAGAGCGACCTTTTCGACCTGCAGTCCACTTTCCAGGCCTCCATGCAGCCCGGCTCGACGGGGCTTCCCGCAGCTACAGCGTGGACAG ATCGTTACAATCCCTTTATTGACACAAACTCAACAGTTTCAGCCAATTACAAACGCACAGTGCGGATAGAACACTCCATTTCAG ACTCCTTCTGTGGTCCAATGTCCACCGCCCAGCACCTCCCGCACCAGGCTCCTTTCCCCACAGAGCCCTCTACTGTAGCTGGTCTATTCAGAG GATACTCAGCGCCACAGGCGCCGCCTCAGCAGTCTGCTGGGGGACTCCAGGTGGACTTTGAGTCGGTGTTTGGAGCCAAAGCCTCAGGCAGCAACTGCCTCAGTACTGAAG ATATTACCGGGGGCATCCTGAAACCGACCATGGCCGGATCCAACCAGCCGCCCGGGCAGCCGGAGAAGCTGGTGTCAGACGACCTTGACTCGTCCCTGGCTAACCTCGTCGGCA ACCTCGGCATTGGGAACGGCTCCATGAAAAA CGACATCCACTGGAACCAGCCGGGGGAGAAGAGGATGACCGGCGGCACCAACTGGCAGCCCAAAGCAGCCCCGACCACGACCTGGAAccctgtctccatg CCACCATCAATCATGAGCTTCCCTGCCACCACACCTACAGGCATGATGGGATATGGCCTG CCTCCACAAATGAGCTCTCTGGGGATGATGAATCCTCCCACCATGATGTACTCCCAGCCTGTGATGAGGCCGCCCAACCCCTTCGGCTCCGTGTCCAGTGCTCAG CCCTCTGCAGCCTCTAGTCCTTCCAGCCAGAGTCCTCTCCGAGCCCCTGGACAGGACCCGTTTGCACACCTCTCTCTCAAGGATTTCTTGTAG
- the picalmb gene encoding phosphatidylinositol binding clathrin assembly protein b isoform X4 encodes MSGQSITDRITAAQHSVTGSAVSKTVCKATTHEVMGPKKKHLDYLIHCTNEMNVNIPQLADSLFERTTNTSWVVVFKSLITTHHLMVYGNERFVQYLASRNTLFNLSNFLDKSGLQGYDMSTFIRRYSRYLNEKAVSYRQVAFDFTKVKRGVDGVMRTMNTEKLLKTIPIIQNQMDALLDFNVNANELTNGVINAAFMLLFKDSIRLFAAYNEGIINLLEKYFDMKKTQCKEGLDIYKKFLTRMTRISEFLKVAEQVGIDRGDIPDLSQFTVCAPSSLLEALEQHLASLEGKKVKDSTAASRASTLSNAVSSLASTGMSFTKVDEREKQAALEEEQARLKALKEKRLKELSKRPSFSTTDTSPISSSGGTISTAPAIDLFSTPSCSNGAVKMQSDLFDLQSTFQASMQPGSTGLPAATAWTDPFTSAEAGDDSMPNLNPFLSKLVVDASNLPVVSSDGVSFSSRTSSHEMFGDSFCGPMSTAQHLPHQAPFPTEPSTVAGLFRGYSAPQAPPQQSAGGLQVDFESVFGAKASGSNCLSTEDITGGILKPTMAGSNQPPGQPEKLVSDDLDSSLANLVGNLGIGNGSMKNDIHWNQPGEKRMTGGTNWQPKAAPTTTWNPVSMPPSIMSFPATTPTGMMGYGLPPQMSSLGMMNPPTMMYSQPVMRPPNPFGSVSSAQPSAASSPSSQSPLRAPGQDPFAHLSLKDFL; translated from the exons ATGTCGGGGCAGAGCATTACGGACCGGATCACCGCTGCCCAGCACAGTGTAACGGGATCCGCCGTGTCCAAAACAGTGTGCAAGGCCACCACTCACGAAGTCATGGGCCCGAAAAAGAAGCATTTGGACT ATTTAATCCACTGCACTAACGAGATGAACGTCAACATCCCCCAACTGGCCGACTCTCTGTTCGAGAGGACCACCAACACCAGCTGGGTGGTTGTGTTTAAGTCCCTCATCACCACGCACCATCTCATGGTCTATGGTAACGAG CGTTTTGTCCAGTACTTGGCCTCCAGGAATACACTCTTCAACCTCAGTAATTTCCTGGACAAAAGCGGTTTACAAG GTTACGACATGTCCACGTTCATCAGGAGGTACAGTCGATACCTGAATGAGAAGGCTGTGTCATACAGACAGGTCGCCTTCGACTTCACCAAAGTCAAACGTGG AGTGGATGGCGTGATGAGGACCATGAATACGGAGAAGCTGCTAAAGACCATCCCCATCATTCAGAACCAGATGGACGCGCTCCTCGATTTCAAC GTCAATGCCAACGAGCTGACCAACGGAGTCATCAACGCAGCCTTCATGCTCCTCTTCAAAGACTCCATCAGGCTCTTCGCTGCTTACAACGAAGGCATCATCAACCTGTTGG AGAAATACTTTGACATGAAGAAGACTCAGTGTAAAGAGGGTCTGGACATTTACAAGAAGTTCCTCACCAGAATGACTCGGATATCGGAGTTCCTCAAAGTAGCCGAG CAGGTGGGCATCGATCGGGGAGACATCCCGGACCTTTCGCAG TTCACAGTTTGT GCTCCCAGTAGCCTTCTGGAAGCTCTCGAGCAGCACTTGGCATCTTTAGAGGGCAAGAAGGTCAAAGACTCGACGGCAGCCAGCAG GGCCAGCACTTTGTCGAACGCAGTGTCATCGCTGGCCAGCACCGGGATGTCCTTCACGAAAGTGGATGAACGGGAGAAGCAGgcagccctggaggaggagcaggctcgACTCAAAGCGCTGAAG GAAAAGAGGCTCAAGGAGCTCTCCAAGAGGCCCTCCTTCTCCACCACGGACACATCTCCAATCTCTTCCAGCGGGGGCACCATCAGCACAGCACCAGCCATAGACCTCTTCTCTACGCCCAGCTGCTCCAACGG TGCAGTCAAGATGCAGAGCGACCTTTTCGACCTGCAGTCCACTTTCCAGGCCTCCATGCAGCCCGGCTCGACGGGGCTTCCCGCAGCTACAGCGTGGACAG ATCCTTTCACCTCTGCCGAGGCCGGGGACGATTCCATGCCCAACCTTAACCCTTTCCTGTCAAAACTCGTTGTCGATGCCTCTAACTTACCTGTCGTGTCTTCAGACGGTGTTAGCTTTTCCTCTAGGACATCTTCTCATGAAATGTTTGGTG ACTCCTTCTGTGGTCCAATGTCCACCGCCCAGCACCTCCCGCACCAGGCTCCTTTCCCCACAGAGCCCTCTACTGTAGCTGGTCTATTCAGAG GATACTCAGCGCCACAGGCGCCGCCTCAGCAGTCTGCTGGGGGACTCCAGGTGGACTTTGAGTCGGTGTTTGGAGCCAAAGCCTCAGGCAGCAACTGCCTCAGTACTGAAG ATATTACCGGGGGCATCCTGAAACCGACCATGGCCGGATCCAACCAGCCGCCCGGGCAGCCGGAGAAGCTGGTGTCAGACGACCTTGACTCGTCCCTGGCTAACCTCGTCGGCA ACCTCGGCATTGGGAACGGCTCCATGAAAAA CGACATCCACTGGAACCAGCCGGGGGAGAAGAGGATGACCGGCGGCACCAACTGGCAGCCCAAAGCAGCCCCGACCACGACCTGGAAccctgtctccatg CCACCATCAATCATGAGCTTCCCTGCCACCACACCTACAGGCATGATGGGATATGGCCTG CCTCCACAAATGAGCTCTCTGGGGATGATGAATCCTCCCACCATGATGTACTCCCAGCCTGTGATGAGGCCGCCCAACCCCTTCGGCTCCGTGTCCAGTGCTCAG CCCTCTGCAGCCTCTAGTCCTTCCAGCCAGAGTCCTCTCCGAGCCCCTGGACAGGACCCGTTTGCACACCTCTCTCTCAAGGATTTCTTGTAG
- the picalmb gene encoding phosphatidylinositol binding clathrin assembly protein b isoform X3 produces MSGQSITDRITAAQHSVTGSAVSKTVCKATTHEVMGPKKKHLDYLIHCTNEMNVNIPQLADSLFERTTNTSWVVVFKSLITTHHLMVYGNERFVQYLASRNTLFNLSNFLDKSGLQGYDMSTFIRRYSRYLNEKAVSYRQVAFDFTKVKRGVDGVMRTMNTEKLLKTIPIIQNQMDALLDFNVNANELTNGVINAAFMLLFKDSIRLFAAYNEGIINLLEKYFDMKKTQCKEGLDIYKKFLTRMTRISEFLKVAEQVGIDRGDIPDLSQFTVCAPSSLLEALEQHLASLEGKKVKDSTAASRASTLSNAVSSLASTGMSFTKVDEREKQAALEEEQARLKALKEKRLKELSKRPSFSTTDTSPISSSGGTISTAPAIDLFSTPSCSNGAVKMQSDLFDLQSTFQASMQPGSTGLPAATAWTDPFTSAEAGDDSMPNLNPFLSKLVVDASNLPVVSSDGVSFSSRTSSHEMFGDRYNPFIDTNSTVSANYKRTVRIEHSISDSFCGPMSTAQHLPHQAPFPTEPSTVAGLFRGYSAPQAPPQQSAGGLQVDFESVFGAKASGSNCLSTEDITGGILKPTMAGSNQPPGQPEKLVSDDLDSSLANLVGNLGIGNGSMKNDIHWNQPGEKRMTGGTNWQPKAAPTTTWNPVSMPPSIMSFPATTPTGMMGYGLPPQMSSLGMMNPPTMMYSQPVMRPPNPFGSVSSAQMQFM; encoded by the exons ATGTCGGGGCAGAGCATTACGGACCGGATCACCGCTGCCCAGCACAGTGTAACGGGATCCGCCGTGTCCAAAACAGTGTGCAAGGCCACCACTCACGAAGTCATGGGCCCGAAAAAGAAGCATTTGGACT ATTTAATCCACTGCACTAACGAGATGAACGTCAACATCCCCCAACTGGCCGACTCTCTGTTCGAGAGGACCACCAACACCAGCTGGGTGGTTGTGTTTAAGTCCCTCATCACCACGCACCATCTCATGGTCTATGGTAACGAG CGTTTTGTCCAGTACTTGGCCTCCAGGAATACACTCTTCAACCTCAGTAATTTCCTGGACAAAAGCGGTTTACAAG GTTACGACATGTCCACGTTCATCAGGAGGTACAGTCGATACCTGAATGAGAAGGCTGTGTCATACAGACAGGTCGCCTTCGACTTCACCAAAGTCAAACGTGG AGTGGATGGCGTGATGAGGACCATGAATACGGAGAAGCTGCTAAAGACCATCCCCATCATTCAGAACCAGATGGACGCGCTCCTCGATTTCAAC GTCAATGCCAACGAGCTGACCAACGGAGTCATCAACGCAGCCTTCATGCTCCTCTTCAAAGACTCCATCAGGCTCTTCGCTGCTTACAACGAAGGCATCATCAACCTGTTGG AGAAATACTTTGACATGAAGAAGACTCAGTGTAAAGAGGGTCTGGACATTTACAAGAAGTTCCTCACCAGAATGACTCGGATATCGGAGTTCCTCAAAGTAGCCGAG CAGGTGGGCATCGATCGGGGAGACATCCCGGACCTTTCGCAG TTCACAGTTTGT GCTCCCAGTAGCCTTCTGGAAGCTCTCGAGCAGCACTTGGCATCTTTAGAGGGCAAGAAGGTCAAAGACTCGACGGCAGCCAGCAG GGCCAGCACTTTGTCGAACGCAGTGTCATCGCTGGCCAGCACCGGGATGTCCTTCACGAAAGTGGATGAACGGGAGAAGCAGgcagccctggaggaggagcaggctcgACTCAAAGCGCTGAAG GAAAAGAGGCTCAAGGAGCTCTCCAAGAGGCCCTCCTTCTCCACCACGGACACATCTCCAATCTCTTCCAGCGGGGGCACCATCAGCACAGCACCAGCCATAGACCTCTTCTCTACGCCCAGCTGCTCCAACGG TGCAGTCAAGATGCAGAGCGACCTTTTCGACCTGCAGTCCACTTTCCAGGCCTCCATGCAGCCCGGCTCGACGGGGCTTCCCGCAGCTACAGCGTGGACAG ATCCTTTCACCTCTGCCGAGGCCGGGGACGATTCCATGCCCAACCTTAACCCTTTCCTGTCAAAACTCGTTGTCGATGCCTCTAACTTACCTGTCGTGTCTTCAGACGGTGTTAGCTTTTCCTCTAGGACATCTTCTCATGAAATGTTTGGTG ATCGTTACAATCCCTTTATTGACACAAACTCAACAGTTTCAGCCAATTACAAACGCACAGTGCGGATAGAACACTCCATTTCAG ACTCCTTCTGTGGTCCAATGTCCACCGCCCAGCACCTCCCGCACCAGGCTCCTTTCCCCACAGAGCCCTCTACTGTAGCTGGTCTATTCAGAG GATACTCAGCGCCACAGGCGCCGCCTCAGCAGTCTGCTGGGGGACTCCAGGTGGACTTTGAGTCGGTGTTTGGAGCCAAAGCCTCAGGCAGCAACTGCCTCAGTACTGAAG ATATTACCGGGGGCATCCTGAAACCGACCATGGCCGGATCCAACCAGCCGCCCGGGCAGCCGGAGAAGCTGGTGTCAGACGACCTTGACTCGTCCCTGGCTAACCTCGTCGGCA ACCTCGGCATTGGGAACGGCTCCATGAAAAA CGACATCCACTGGAACCAGCCGGGGGAGAAGAGGATGACCGGCGGCACCAACTGGCAGCCCAAAGCAGCCCCGACCACGACCTGGAAccctgtctccatg CCACCATCAATCATGAGCTTCCCTGCCACCACACCTACAGGCATGATGGGATATGGCCTG CCTCCACAAATGAGCTCTCTGGGGATGATGAATCCTCCCACCATGATGTACTCCCAGCCTGTGATGAGGCCGCCCAACCCCTTCGGCTCCGTGTCCAGTGCTCAG ATGCAGTTCATGTAA
- the picalmb gene encoding phosphatidylinositol binding clathrin assembly protein b isoform X2, producing MSGQSITDRITAAQHSVTGSAVSKTVCKATTHEVMGPKKKHLDYLIHCTNEMNVNIPQLADSLFERTTNTSWVVVFKSLITTHHLMVYGNERFVQYLASRNTLFNLSNFLDKSGLQGYDMSTFIRRYSRYLNEKAVSYRQVAFDFTKVKRGVDGVMRTMNTEKLLKTIPIIQNQMDALLDFNVNANELTNGVINAAFMLLFKDSIRLFAAYNEGIINLLEKYFDMKKTQCKEGLDIYKKFLTRMTRISEFLKVAEQVGIDRGDIPDLSQAPSSLLEALEQHLASLEGKKVKDSTAASRASTLSNAVSSLASTGMSFTKVDEREKQAALEEEQARLKALKEKRLKELSKRPSFSTTDTSPISSSGGTISTAPAIDLFSTPSCSNGAVKMQSDLFDLQSTFQASMQPGSTGLPAATAWTDPFTSAEAGDDSMPNLNPFLSKLVVDASNLPVVSSDGVSFSSRTSSHEMFGDRYNPFIDTNSTVSANYKRTVRIEHSISDSFCGPMSTAQHLPHQAPFPTEPSTVAGLFRGYSAPQAPPQQSAGGLQVDFESVFGAKASGSNCLSTEDITGGILKPTMAGSNQPPGQPEKLVSDDLDSSLANLVGNLGIGNGSMKNDIHWNQPGEKRMTGGTNWQPKAAPTTTWNPVSMPPSIMSFPATTPTGMMGYGLPPQMSSLGMMNPPTMMYSQPVMRPPNPFGSVSSAQPSAASSPSSQSPLRAPGQDPFAHLSLKDFL from the exons ATGTCGGGGCAGAGCATTACGGACCGGATCACCGCTGCCCAGCACAGTGTAACGGGATCCGCCGTGTCCAAAACAGTGTGCAAGGCCACCACTCACGAAGTCATGGGCCCGAAAAAGAAGCATTTGGACT ATTTAATCCACTGCACTAACGAGATGAACGTCAACATCCCCCAACTGGCCGACTCTCTGTTCGAGAGGACCACCAACACCAGCTGGGTGGTTGTGTTTAAGTCCCTCATCACCACGCACCATCTCATGGTCTATGGTAACGAG CGTTTTGTCCAGTACTTGGCCTCCAGGAATACACTCTTCAACCTCAGTAATTTCCTGGACAAAAGCGGTTTACAAG GTTACGACATGTCCACGTTCATCAGGAGGTACAGTCGATACCTGAATGAGAAGGCTGTGTCATACAGACAGGTCGCCTTCGACTTCACCAAAGTCAAACGTGG AGTGGATGGCGTGATGAGGACCATGAATACGGAGAAGCTGCTAAAGACCATCCCCATCATTCAGAACCAGATGGACGCGCTCCTCGATTTCAAC GTCAATGCCAACGAGCTGACCAACGGAGTCATCAACGCAGCCTTCATGCTCCTCTTCAAAGACTCCATCAGGCTCTTCGCTGCTTACAACGAAGGCATCATCAACCTGTTGG AGAAATACTTTGACATGAAGAAGACTCAGTGTAAAGAGGGTCTGGACATTTACAAGAAGTTCCTCACCAGAATGACTCGGATATCGGAGTTCCTCAAAGTAGCCGAG CAGGTGGGCATCGATCGGGGAGACATCCCGGACCTTTCGCAG GCTCCCAGTAGCCTTCTGGAAGCTCTCGAGCAGCACTTGGCATCTTTAGAGGGCAAGAAGGTCAAAGACTCGACGGCAGCCAGCAG GGCCAGCACTTTGTCGAACGCAGTGTCATCGCTGGCCAGCACCGGGATGTCCTTCACGAAAGTGGATGAACGGGAGAAGCAGgcagccctggaggaggagcaggctcgACTCAAAGCGCTGAAG GAAAAGAGGCTCAAGGAGCTCTCCAAGAGGCCCTCCTTCTCCACCACGGACACATCTCCAATCTCTTCCAGCGGGGGCACCATCAGCACAGCACCAGCCATAGACCTCTTCTCTACGCCCAGCTGCTCCAACGG TGCAGTCAAGATGCAGAGCGACCTTTTCGACCTGCAGTCCACTTTCCAGGCCTCCATGCAGCCCGGCTCGACGGGGCTTCCCGCAGCTACAGCGTGGACAG ATCCTTTCACCTCTGCCGAGGCCGGGGACGATTCCATGCCCAACCTTAACCCTTTCCTGTCAAAACTCGTTGTCGATGCCTCTAACTTACCTGTCGTGTCTTCAGACGGTGTTAGCTTTTCCTCTAGGACATCTTCTCATGAAATGTTTGGTG ATCGTTACAATCCCTTTATTGACACAAACTCAACAGTTTCAGCCAATTACAAACGCACAGTGCGGATAGAACACTCCATTTCAG ACTCCTTCTGTGGTCCAATGTCCACCGCCCAGCACCTCCCGCACCAGGCTCCTTTCCCCACAGAGCCCTCTACTGTAGCTGGTCTATTCAGAG GATACTCAGCGCCACAGGCGCCGCCTCAGCAGTCTGCTGGGGGACTCCAGGTGGACTTTGAGTCGGTGTTTGGAGCCAAAGCCTCAGGCAGCAACTGCCTCAGTACTGAAG ATATTACCGGGGGCATCCTGAAACCGACCATGGCCGGATCCAACCAGCCGCCCGGGCAGCCGGAGAAGCTGGTGTCAGACGACCTTGACTCGTCCCTGGCTAACCTCGTCGGCA ACCTCGGCATTGGGAACGGCTCCATGAAAAA CGACATCCACTGGAACCAGCCGGGGGAGAAGAGGATGACCGGCGGCACCAACTGGCAGCCCAAAGCAGCCCCGACCACGACCTGGAAccctgtctccatg CCACCATCAATCATGAGCTTCCCTGCCACCACACCTACAGGCATGATGGGATATGGCCTG CCTCCACAAATGAGCTCTCTGGGGATGATGAATCCTCCCACCATGATGTACTCCCAGCCTGTGATGAGGCCGCCCAACCCCTTCGGCTCCGTGTCCAGTGCTCAG CCCTCTGCAGCCTCTAGTCCTTCCAGCCAGAGTCCTCTCCGAGCCCCTGGACAGGACCCGTTTGCACACCTCTCTCTCAAGGATTTCTTGTAG
- the picalmb gene encoding phosphatidylinositol binding clathrin assembly protein b isoform X1, whose amino-acid sequence MSGQSITDRITAAQHSVTGSAVSKTVCKATTHEVMGPKKKHLDYLIHCTNEMNVNIPQLADSLFERTTNTSWVVVFKSLITTHHLMVYGNERFVQYLASRNTLFNLSNFLDKSGLQGYDMSTFIRRYSRYLNEKAVSYRQVAFDFTKVKRGVDGVMRTMNTEKLLKTIPIIQNQMDALLDFNVNANELTNGVINAAFMLLFKDSIRLFAAYNEGIINLLEKYFDMKKTQCKEGLDIYKKFLTRMTRISEFLKVAEQVGIDRGDIPDLSQFTVCAPSSLLEALEQHLASLEGKKVKDSTAASRASTLSNAVSSLASTGMSFTKVDEREKQAALEEEQARLKALKEKRLKELSKRPSFSTTDTSPISSSGGTISTAPAIDLFSTPSCSNGAVKMQSDLFDLQSTFQASMQPGSTGLPAATAWTDPFTSAEAGDDSMPNLNPFLSKLVVDASNLPVVSSDGVSFSSRTSSHEMFGDRYNPFIDTNSTVSANYKRTVRIEHSISDSFCGPMSTAQHLPHQAPFPTEPSTVAGLFRGYSAPQAPPQQSAGGLQVDFESVFGAKASGSNCLSTEDITGGILKPTMAGSNQPPGQPEKLVSDDLDSSLANLVGNLGIGNGSMKNDIHWNQPGEKRMTGGTNWQPKAAPTTTWNPVSMPPSIMSFPATTPTGMMGYGLPPQMSSLGMMNPPTMMYSQPVMRPPNPFGSVSSAQPSAASSPSSQSPLRAPGQDPFAHLSLKDFL is encoded by the exons ATGTCGGGGCAGAGCATTACGGACCGGATCACCGCTGCCCAGCACAGTGTAACGGGATCCGCCGTGTCCAAAACAGTGTGCAAGGCCACCACTCACGAAGTCATGGGCCCGAAAAAGAAGCATTTGGACT ATTTAATCCACTGCACTAACGAGATGAACGTCAACATCCCCCAACTGGCCGACTCTCTGTTCGAGAGGACCACCAACACCAGCTGGGTGGTTGTGTTTAAGTCCCTCATCACCACGCACCATCTCATGGTCTATGGTAACGAG CGTTTTGTCCAGTACTTGGCCTCCAGGAATACACTCTTCAACCTCAGTAATTTCCTGGACAAAAGCGGTTTACAAG GTTACGACATGTCCACGTTCATCAGGAGGTACAGTCGATACCTGAATGAGAAGGCTGTGTCATACAGACAGGTCGCCTTCGACTTCACCAAAGTCAAACGTGG AGTGGATGGCGTGATGAGGACCATGAATACGGAGAAGCTGCTAAAGACCATCCCCATCATTCAGAACCAGATGGACGCGCTCCTCGATTTCAAC GTCAATGCCAACGAGCTGACCAACGGAGTCATCAACGCAGCCTTCATGCTCCTCTTCAAAGACTCCATCAGGCTCTTCGCTGCTTACAACGAAGGCATCATCAACCTGTTGG AGAAATACTTTGACATGAAGAAGACTCAGTGTAAAGAGGGTCTGGACATTTACAAGAAGTTCCTCACCAGAATGACTCGGATATCGGAGTTCCTCAAAGTAGCCGAG CAGGTGGGCATCGATCGGGGAGACATCCCGGACCTTTCGCAG TTCACAGTTTGT GCTCCCAGTAGCCTTCTGGAAGCTCTCGAGCAGCACTTGGCATCTTTAGAGGGCAAGAAGGTCAAAGACTCGACGGCAGCCAGCAG GGCCAGCACTTTGTCGAACGCAGTGTCATCGCTGGCCAGCACCGGGATGTCCTTCACGAAAGTGGATGAACGGGAGAAGCAGgcagccctggaggaggagcaggctcgACTCAAAGCGCTGAAG GAAAAGAGGCTCAAGGAGCTCTCCAAGAGGCCCTCCTTCTCCACCACGGACACATCTCCAATCTCTTCCAGCGGGGGCACCATCAGCACAGCACCAGCCATAGACCTCTTCTCTACGCCCAGCTGCTCCAACGG TGCAGTCAAGATGCAGAGCGACCTTTTCGACCTGCAGTCCACTTTCCAGGCCTCCATGCAGCCCGGCTCGACGGGGCTTCCCGCAGCTACAGCGTGGACAG ATCCTTTCACCTCTGCCGAGGCCGGGGACGATTCCATGCCCAACCTTAACCCTTTCCTGTCAAAACTCGTTGTCGATGCCTCTAACTTACCTGTCGTGTCTTCAGACGGTGTTAGCTTTTCCTCTAGGACATCTTCTCATGAAATGTTTGGTG ATCGTTACAATCCCTTTATTGACACAAACTCAACAGTTTCAGCCAATTACAAACGCACAGTGCGGATAGAACACTCCATTTCAG ACTCCTTCTGTGGTCCAATGTCCACCGCCCAGCACCTCCCGCACCAGGCTCCTTTCCCCACAGAGCCCTCTACTGTAGCTGGTCTATTCAGAG GATACTCAGCGCCACAGGCGCCGCCTCAGCAGTCTGCTGGGGGACTCCAGGTGGACTTTGAGTCGGTGTTTGGAGCCAAAGCCTCAGGCAGCAACTGCCTCAGTACTGAAG ATATTACCGGGGGCATCCTGAAACCGACCATGGCCGGATCCAACCAGCCGCCCGGGCAGCCGGAGAAGCTGGTGTCAGACGACCTTGACTCGTCCCTGGCTAACCTCGTCGGCA ACCTCGGCATTGGGAACGGCTCCATGAAAAA CGACATCCACTGGAACCAGCCGGGGGAGAAGAGGATGACCGGCGGCACCAACTGGCAGCCCAAAGCAGCCCCGACCACGACCTGGAAccctgtctccatg CCACCATCAATCATGAGCTTCCCTGCCACCACACCTACAGGCATGATGGGATATGGCCTG CCTCCACAAATGAGCTCTCTGGGGATGATGAATCCTCCCACCATGATGTACTCCCAGCCTGTGATGAGGCCGCCCAACCCCTTCGGCTCCGTGTCCAGTGCTCAG CCCTCTGCAGCCTCTAGTCCTTCCAGCCAGAGTCCTCTCCGAGCCCCTGGACAGGACCCGTTTGCACACCTCTCTCTCAAGGATTTCTTGTAG